Proteins from a genomic interval of Sugiyamaella lignohabitans strain CBS 10342 chromosome C, complete sequence:
- a CDS encoding Protein PXR1, giving the protein MGLAGVKNKVKIGVDPRNTNWSNDTSRFGHKHLEKLGWAPGKGLGVGSSGREAITSHVKVAVKTDNTGLGKKSSKQGGINGLDGEITTGLDVFQRLLGKLNGKTQTDIDTQIQNQRQRMVMENSRFGMVFVYGGVLEGSVERKLETHGKRKRAEVEEDASSSEEEEEKAVPHKRSKKEKKEKKDKNDKKERKSKSDKKEKKDKSESKDSSSSSKSDKKDKKDKKDKKEKDRKSKDKSKSKSKSKSTLNSVDASPSPSPSPAPLRGRLATRARWIAQKRAAVADEKMLNEILMIKA; this is encoded by the coding sequence atgGGCTTAGCTGGCGTGAAGAATAAAGTCAAGATCGGGGTGGACCCCCGAAATACGAACTGGTCGAATGATACATCGAGATTTGGCCACAAGCATCTGGAGAAGCTCGGGTGGGCTCCCGGTAAGGGACTCGGCGTTGGAAGTAGTGGCCGAGAGGCTATAACGAGTCATGTAAAAGTGGCTGTTAAGACAGACAATACAGGTTTGGGCAAGAAGAGTAGTAAACAGGGCGGGATCAATGGTCTGGACGGTGAAATTACTACTGGTTTGGACGTGTTCCAGAGACTGCTGGGTAAACTGAACGGTAAAACTCAAACCGATATTGATACTCAGATCCAGAACCAGAGACAGCGCATGGTGATGGAGAATTCAAGGTTTGGCatggtttttgtttatgGAGGTGTTTTGGAAGGGTCTGTAGAGAGAAAGTTGGAGACGCATGGCAAGAGGAAGAGAGCCGAGGTCGAGGAGGATGCCAGCAGttcggaagaagaagaggagaaggCTGTTCCACATAAACGATCtaagaaggagaagaaggagaagaaggacaaaaatgacaagaaagaaaggaAGTCAAAGAGTGataagaaagagaagaaagacaaGAGCGAAAGCAAAgacagtagcagtagtagtaaaAGCGACAAAAAGGATAAGAAGGACAAGAAAGACAAAAAGGAGAAAGATAGAAAGAGTAAAGACAAGTCGAAATCCAAGTCCAAATCGAAATCCACGTTGAACTCTGTCGACGCATCGCCATCACCCTCGCCATCTCCAGCACCTCTACGAGGCCGTCTGGCGACTCGAGCCCGTTGGATTGCTCAGAAACGGGCCGCCGTGGCCGACGAGAAAATGCTCAACGAAATCCTCATGATCAAAGCATAG
- the PSE1 gene encoding Pse1p (Karyopherin/importin that interacts with the nuclear pore complex; acts as the nuclear import receptor for specific proteins, including Pdr1p, Yap1p, Ste12p, and Aft1p; GO_component: GO:0005737 - cytoplasm [Evidence IEA,IEA]; GO_component: GO:0005737 - cytoplasm [Evidence IDA] [PMID 9238021]; GO_component: GO:0016021 - integral component of membrane [Evidence ISM] [PMID 12192589]; GO_component: GO:0005634 - nucleus [Evidence IEA,IEA]; GO_component: GO:0005634 - nucleus [Evidence IDA] [PMID 9238021]; GO_function: GO:0008139 - nuclear localization sequence binding [Evidence IDA] [PMID 11694505]; GO_function: GO:0008565 - protein transporter activity [Evidence IMP,IPI] [PMID 11274141]; GO_process: GO:0006406 - mRNA export from nucleus [Evidence IGI] [PMID 9238021]; GO_process: GO:0006606 - protein import into nucleus [Evidence IMP] [PMID 16651379]; GO_process: GO:0015031 - protein transport [Evidence IEA]; GO_process: GO:0007088 - regulation of mitosis [Evidence IMP] [PMID 14697200]; GO_process: GO:0060188 - regulation of protein desumoylation [Evidence IMP,IPI] [PMID 17403926]; GO_process: GO:0006810 - transport [Evidence IEA]) — protein sequence MSSLPAEVTGALHQLLVSLTSPDNQLRTQAEKSLNEEWVAGGRERQEMLLVGLAEQSVPEADHVSRVIDTISDAVLTQIKSILLQGFVSEQTGDVRHKISDAIAEIARPGPKAGEWPELLSALFQASKNPNAQVRESAFRIFAAVPDLIGEEYLDSVIPVFASGFGDESEHVRISTVSAFTSFFQALSKSTWRKLHPLLPNLLNVLTPLRAEYKSDELASVLESLIDLAGLAPKMFQPVFKTVLDFCIDVAKDKEMELNARLSALELATTFADEAPNMCKKEPTYADQMIVQCLAMMTEIGEDDEDGADWNNEDDVVNSEDQDESYTAAKQSLDRMALKLGGKVMLPPLFRWLPNLIGSEQWRERHAALMAISNVAEGCRDEMMVELDKILDMVIPCLNDGHVRVQWATCNALGQMSTDFSDYIQKNFATRILPALISKLGNSTPRVQAHAAAALVNFSECASKEILDPYLDNLLSGLLVLLQSPKRYVQEQVLTTIAIVADAAQNKFIKYYDTLIGLLFNVMKTDTGKEYRLLKAKSIECATLIALAVGKEKFAPQCQEMVHIFASIQETCTDPDDPCQSYLVHAWGRLCRVLGTDFLPYLPAVMPPLLEAAKHKPDLQLFEDEDDIENLDQQDGWEIIPIQGKYIGIHTSLLDEKSSAIELISVYANELGASFAPYVKGIVDEIIVPSLNFFYHDGVRYAAAQAVPHLLTCAQEAIGGKKQDPAVLELWVPMLKKMLEVLKIDSMPETLTGFYSSIYQSVELIGPGAIDGQDMLKLAEAINTTLQDYLERVKTRHSGDDGDYEDDDGYTEDVEEGDAESADEDLIGEINKVIHSMFKTSKQQFFPAFELLLPIISTFINSNIVDLRQWALCAVDDLIEFTGPDSWKYKDLFLSKLVEGLVDNDASIRQAAAYGIGVAAQHGGEQYTQTVVGTLETLFQVANVPDARSEDNINVTENVSSAIAKVLRTHGQLLGSENLDRALSEWIKTLPIVVDEEAAPYPYLFLSDLLEQNHPSVVSQVDKVFDSVAQAIVMASIQGKALERVVQVTKHYFSQLPQSKVMALFQSLPVESQAVVQEKFQ from the exons ATGTCGAGTCTCCCAGCCGAAGTCACTGGAGCTCTGCACCAGCTGCTTGTCAGCCTGACCTCGCCAGACAACCAACTCCGTACACAGGCCGAGAAAAGCCTCAACGAGGAATGGGTCGCAGGAGGCCGCGAGCGCCAGGAGATGCTCCTCGTCGGTTTGGCCGAACAATCGGTG CCCGAGGCGGATCATGTGTCGCGGGTCATTGACACGATCTCGGACGCGGTTTTGACGCAGATCAAGTCGATTTTGCTTCAGGGGTTTGTTTCTGAGCAGACGGGAGACGTGCGTCATAAGATTTCTGATGCCATTGCCGAGATTGCTCGACCCGGTCCTAAGGCTGGCGAATGGCCAGAGTTGCTGAGTGCGCTTTTTCAGGCCAGTAAGAACCCCAATGCTCAAGTTCGTGAGTCTGCATTCCGGATTTTCGCGGCTGTGCCAGACTTGATTGGCGAGGAGTACCTCGATAGCGTGATCCCAGTGTTTGCCAGTGGATTTGGTGACGAGTCGGAACACGTTCGTATCTCGACAGTGTCGGCATTCACATCGTTTTTCCAAGCTCTGTCGAAATCGACTTGGAGAAAACTCCATCCTTTACTGCCTAATTTGCTCAATGTTTTAACGCCTCTTCGTGCCGAGTACAAAAGCGATGAACTGGCGTCTGTTCTCGAGTCGCTGATTGATTTGGCAGGATTGGCTCCGAAAATGTTCCAGCCCGTGTTTAAGACTGTGCTTGATTTCTGTATAGATGTCGCTAAAGACAAGGAAATGGAGCTCAATGCTAGATTATCGGCTTTGGAGCTGGCTACTACATTTGCAGACGAAGCACCTAATATGTGTAAAAAGGAGCCTACATATGCCGACCAGATGATTGTTCAGTGTTTGGCTATGATGACCGAGATCGGTGAGGACGATGAGGACGGTGCTGATTGGAacaatgaagacgacgTGGTGAATTCCGAGGACCAGGACGAGAGTTATACAGCTGCCAAGCAGAGTTTAGATCGTATGGCTTTAAAACTGGGTGGAAAAGTCATGTTGCCTCCTTTGTTCAGATGGTTGCCTAATCTCATTGGTTCGGAACAGTGGAGAGAACGTCATGCCGCTTTGATGGCCATTTCGAATGTTGCCGAGGGATGTCGTGACGAGATGATGGTCGAGCTTGACAAGATCCTGGATATGGTGATTCCCTGTTTGAACGACGGTCATGTCCGTGTTCAATGGGCTACTTGTAATGCTCTGGGTCAAATGTCGACTGATTTCTCGGATTATATTCAAAAGAACTTTGCTACTCGAATCTTGCCAGCATTGATTTCCAAGCTTGGAAACTCAACTCCTAGAGTCCAAGcccatgctgctgctgctctggTTAACTTTTCTGAATGTGCTTCTAAGGAAATCCTCGATCCTTACCTCGATAATCTGTTGTCAGGATTGTTGGTCCTTCTTCAAAGCCCTAAGAGATATGTTCAGGAACAAGTTCTTACTACTATTGCTATTGTTGCAGATGCAGCTCAGAACAAGTTCATCAAGTACTATGATACTCTGATTGGACTTTTGTTCAATGTCATGAAGACCGATACTGGCAAGGAGTACCGATTATTAAAGGCCAAGTCGATTGAGTGTGCGACTTTAATTGCCCTTGCTGTTGGCAAAGAGAAGTTTGCTCCTCAATGCCAAGAAATGGTACATATTTTCGCTAGCATTCAAGAGACATGTACCGATCCTGATGACCCATGTCAATCGTACCTTGTTCATGCGTGGGGTAGACTGTGTAGAGTTTTGGGCACCGACTTTTTACCATATCTTCCAGCAGTTATGCCACCACTACTCGAGGCTGCCAAACACAAGCCAGATTTGCAGCTTTTcgaggatgaggatgataTCGAGAACCTAGACCAGCAAGACGGATGGGAAATCATTCCTATCCAGGGAAAATATATTGGTATCCACACCAGTTTATTAGATGAAAAGTCCAGTGCTATCGAGTTAATATCTGTATATGCCAACGAGCTGGGTGCTTCGTTTGCTCCTTATGTCAAGGGtattgttgatgagattaTTGTTCCCAGTCTCAATTTCTTCTACCACGATGGCGTTCGATATGCTGCCGCACAAGCAGTACCACACTTGCTGACTTGTGCTCAAGAGGCTATTGGTGGTAAGAAGCAGGACCCCGCAGTTCTTGAACTGTGGGTTCCCATGCTGAAAAAGATGCTCGAGGTGCTGAAGATCGATTCCATGCCAGAAACTCTGACGGGATTCTACTCTAGTATTTATCAAAGTGTCGAGTTAATTGGTCCTGGAGCTATAGACGGCCAGGATATGCTCAAGCTTGCTGAGGCCATCAACACCACGCTACAAGACTACTTAGAAAGAGTCAAGACGCGTCACAGTGGAGACGATGGTGAttatgaagatgacgacggATACACTGAAGATGTCGAGGAAGGAGATGCTGAGAGCGCCGACGAGGATCTCATTGGCGAGATCAACAAAGTCATCCACTCGATGTTCAAGACCTCGAAACAACAGTTTTTCCCTGCATTCGAGCTCCTGCTGCCCATTATTTCTACCTTTATCAACAGTAACATTGTGGACCTGCGTCAATGGGCTCTATGTGCAGTTGACGATCTGATTGAGTTTACCGGACCTGATTCATGGAAATATAAAGATCTGTTCTTGAGTAAGCTTGTCGAGGGATTAGTAGACAATGATGCTAGTATCAGACAAGCCGCCGCCTATGGTATTGGTGTTGCTGCCCAACATGGCGGTGAGCAATACACACAGACTGTTGTCGGTACACTTGAGACGCTATTCCAAGTGGCCAATGTTCCCGATGCCCGTTCTGAAGACAACATCAACGTCACTGAGAACGTCAGCTCGGCCATTGCCAAGGTTCTGCGTACACACGGACAACTGCTAGGATCCGAGAACCTCGACCGAGCTCTTAGTGAGTGGATTAAAACGCTTCCCATTGTCGTTGACgaggaggcagcaccctACCCATACCTCTTCCTGAGTGATCTTCTCGAGCAGAACCACCCCTCTGTGGTCAGCCAGGTGGACAAAGTGTTCGACAGCGTGGCCCAGGCCATCGTCATGGCGTCCATCCAGGGCAAGGCTCTCGAACGAGTGGTCCAAGTAACCAAACACTACTTCTCGCAATTGCCACAGTCCAAGGTCATGGCGCTGTTCCAGTCACTGCCGGTCGAGTCGCAAGCAGTCGTTCAAGAGAAATTCCAATAg